A stretch of Henckelia pumila isolate YLH828 chromosome 4, ASM3356847v2, whole genome shotgun sequence DNA encodes these proteins:
- the LOC140866584 gene encoding dof zinc finger protein DOF5.4 — protein MQDLHAIGGGGGGGSGGRLFGGGGGDRRLRVHGHSLAQQALKCPRCDSLNTKFCYYNNYNLSQPRHFCKACRRYWTKGGVLRSVPVGGGCRKAKRSKSKSGGGDGSRERKSKAQSPSSTDSSSLTAATVAEEASALSAAASDSATKYGFSGAMFYDADPPATTANFDDHGQAPLITQSASADGLIFAEIGSFDGLMASSDNAASMIGFSMADIPTTSYDGVPRAPAADNPGPGMAGASEVDEFIKMQDMNSDGLTAALDWGSCGGDQSLFDLTAALDPSYWSQHQWTDSDHSLPYLP, from the coding sequence atgcaAGATTTGCACGCCATCGGAGGCGGCGGCGGAGGAGGGAGCGGCGGGAGGTTGTTCGGCGGCGGCGGAGGGGACCGGAGGCTGCGTGTGCACGGCCACAGCTTGGCTCAGCAAGCCTTGAAGTGCCCTCGCTGCGACTCGCTTAATACCAAGTTTTGCTATTACAATAACTATAATCTCTCACAGCCGCGGCATTTCTGCAAGGCCTGCCGCCGGTACTGGACCAAAGGCGGAGTCCTCCGCAGCGTTCCGGTAGGCGGTGGCTGCCGGAAGGCCAAGCGTTCGAAGTCGAAAAGCGGCGGCGGGGACGGGTCGAGGGAGCGCAAATCGAAAGCTCAGAGCCCGAGCAGCACGGATAGCTCCAGCCTAACCGCCGCCACCGTCGCGGAGGAAGCatcggcgctgagcgccgctgCGTCGGATTCCGCGACGAAGTACGGTTTCTCAGGCGCGATGTTCTACGACGCGGATCCTCCCGCCACCACCGCCAACTTCGATGATCACGGCCAGGCGCCTTTGATCACCCAATCCGCCTCCGCCGACGGCCTGATCTTCGCCGAGATCGGGAGTTTCGACGGACTCATGGCGTCGTCTGATAATGCGGCGAGCATGATCGGGTTCAGCATGGCCGACATTCCCACCACGTCGTACGACGGCGTGCCGCGAGCTCCGGCGGCCGACAATCCAGGTCCGGGAATGGCCGGCGCCTCGGAGGTGGACGAGTTCATCAAGATGCAGGACATGAACAGCGACGGTCTGACGGCGGCGCTGGATTGGGGGAGCTGCGGCGGAGATCAAAGCCTGTTTGATCTAACGGCTGCCCTTGATCCTTCATACTGGAGTCAACACCAGTGGACCGACAGTGACCATTCCCTACCTTACCTTCCATAG
- the LOC140862145 gene encoding uncharacterized protein, whose protein sequence is MKDSHVSSIRTYCNTHTCDLTGRRKRIRGASSVVVRDMLVNNFQGNPVQITPKAVMAMMRNNMNADISYYKAWRGKELADNILKGDPIKSFTLLPCYLHMVEKMNRGSITDICVDEKNRFKYMFLAFGACVRRYRSMRKCVSIDGTWLKGKYNGVLLVASAQDGNYHQYPLAWGIFDGESTSSWSWFLTKFLEVVPDSNDLVIISDRHQGIINVVSSVYKNAHHGHCVWHLSQNLKTRCKKKGATEMFLQIAKIYKQNEFDVAYSDFRKRYPEAAQFLDERDTLDRWTRAYCPNTRYNILTTNGVESINARLLEERKLPIISLLDSLQRL, encoded by the coding sequence ATGAAAGATTCACATGTATCCTCCATTCGAACATATTGCAATACACATACTTGTGATTTGACGGGGAGGCGTAAGAGAATCCGTGGAGCTAGTTCGGTTGTTGTTCGTGATATGTTGGTGAATAATTTTCAAGGTAATCCAGTACAAATAACACCGAAAGCGGTCATGGCGATGATGCGCAATAATATGAATGCTGATATATCATATTACAAGGCTTGGAGAGGAAAAGAACTAGCAGACAATATTTTGAAAGGTGATCCTATCAAGAGTTTTACTCTACTGCCTTGTTATTTGCACATGGTTGAGAAGATGAACCGAGGAAGCATAACAGACATATGTGTTGACGAGAAAAATCGATTCAAGTATATGTTTCTTGCTTTTGGTGCGTGTGTCAGGAGATATCGAAGCATGCGAAAATGTGTGTCAATTGATGGTACATGGTTGAAAGGCAAGTACAATGGTGTTTTACTTGTGGCATCCGCACAGGATGGAAATTATCATCAATATCCTTTGGCGTGGGGAATTTTCGATGGTGAGTCTACTTCTTCGTGGAGTTGGTTTTTGACGAAGTTTTTAGAAGTAGTACCAGACTCGAATGATCTGGTGATAATTTCAGACAGACATCAGGGAATAATTAATGTTGTTTCTAGTGTTTATAAAAATGCACATCATGGTCATTGTGTGTGGCATTTATCCCAGAACTTGAAAACCAGGTGCAAAAAAAAGGGCGCAACGGAAATGTTTTTGCAGATTGCAAAAATTTATAAGCAAAACGAGTTTGATGTTGCATACAGTGATTTTAGGAAGAGATATCCTGAGGCTGCGCAGTTTTTGGACGAAAGAGATACACTTGATCGATGGACTCGAGCATATTGCCCAAATACTCGTTACAATATTTTGACGACAAACGGGGTTGAATCAATCAATGCTAGACTACTTGAAGAGAGAAAGCTTCCTATAATATCACTTTTAGATTCTTTGCAGAGACTGTAG